From one Lolium rigidum isolate FL_2022 chromosome 4, APGP_CSIRO_Lrig_0.1, whole genome shotgun sequence genomic stretch:
- the LOC124648557 gene encoding bifunctional lysine-specific demethylase and histidyl-hydroxylase NO66-like translates to MYVTDPPVKTAHRSTYLQLELHHLTSHDNALHIPRPTYIPCSRLPQGFTQPSPFVGRKMFPPRLSTRPQMGRAAVCLAVLLLAIAFLFVSAASDSESLRAEQRVGGGRNPPVHCCKQEEAVGRQAQATGDVADLASAEEQGQKPESLKSKKEKINDDDDNDNNDDDDDDDDDDNDDDDDDGHDDNGGTDTDLIGSELSSGHGSHSAHDPNNPHDDNSKSGKKKRSAPVRKGVQGGDR, encoded by the coding sequence ATGTACGTGACTGACCCGCCTGTGAAAACCGCGCACCGCAGCACTTATCTTCAGTTGGAGCTCCACCACCTCACGTCACACGACAACGCCCTCCACATTCCGCGGCCAACATATATACCCTGCAGCCGGTTGCCACAAGGATTCACGCAGCCATCGCCCTTCGTCGGCCGCAAGATGTTCCCACCGCGCCTGAGCACGCGCCCACAAATGGGGCGCGCCGCCGTCTGTCTGGCCGTCCTCCTACTCGCCATCGCCTTTCTTTTTGTGTCCGCTGCCTCGGACTCGGAGTCGCTGAGAGCGGAGCAGAGAGTCGGTGGAGGCCGCAACCCGCCGGTGCACTGCTGCAAACAGGAGGAAGCTGTGGGCAGGCAAGCTCAGGCAACCGGTGATGTTGCGGACTTGGCATCCGCAGAGGAGCAAGGCCAGAAGCCCGAGTCTCTCAAGAGTAAGAAAGAAAAGATCAATGATGATGACGACAACGACAacaacgacgacgatgatgatgacgatgatgacgacaacgacgatgacgacgacgatggacACGACGACAATGGAGGAACTGATACTGACCTGATCGGTTCCGAGTTAAGCTCTGGCCATGGTTCCCACTCAGCCCACGACCCTAACAATCCCCACGATGACAACTCAAAGAGTGGGAAGAAGAAGCGCTCGGCTCCAGTGAGGAAGGGAGTCCAAGGAGGTGACAGGTAA